The following proteins are co-located in the Gloeocapsa sp. PCC 7428 genome:
- a CDS encoding ABC-F family ATP-binding cassette domain-containing protein, translating to MTIFTLRSLKKDFGIKELFKDASFSLEEGDKVGLIGTNGSGKSTLLKMIAGLEPIDSGEIWVNSGAKIVYLPQQPELDESHTVLEQVFADSGEQMALVREYEELSEQLAHQQGDTEKLIARLSNLSQQMEAAGAWDLETNAKIILTKLGIQDFDAKIGNLSGGYRKRIALAAALLSEPDVLLMDEPTNHLDALSVEWLQSYLNRYRGALLLITHDRYFLDRVTNRILEIDRGDLYAYVGNYAYYLEKKAEAEETAASSQRKHVGVLRRELEWLKRGPKARSTKQKARIDRIREMQAQDFKQAQGKVEISTASRRIGKKVIELTHISKFYSERTIINDFTYSFNPEDRIGIIGSNGAGKSTLMDIITGRVQPDAGTVDIGSTIHIGYFDQHSEDVTLNENQRVIEYLKSVAELVKTSDGSVITASQMLERFLFPPNQQYAPIHKLSGGEKRRLFLLRVLMSAPNVLILDEPTNDLDVQTLAVLEEYLEDFNGCVIVVSHDRYFLDRTVDTIFAFEPGGNLRQYPGNYSVYLDYKATEEQESKGAEEAEGQRKQKGRGSKRVEIAQEKPRKLSFKEKREYEVLETQIPQMEAEKEDLEKILYNNSPSSFTEMQELSQRLAQLIQAIDTATERWLELAEREH from the coding sequence ATGACTATCTTTACGCTGCGATCGCTCAAAAAAGACTTTGGTATCAAAGAACTTTTTAAAGATGCCAGTTTTAGCCTTGAAGAAGGTGATAAAGTTGGGCTAATTGGCACCAATGGTTCTGGCAAATCAACGCTACTGAAAATGATTGCTGGCTTAGAACCAATCGACAGCGGGGAAATTTGGGTCAATTCGGGAGCCAAAATCGTTTATCTACCCCAACAGCCAGAGTTAGACGAAAGTCACACCGTTTTAGAACAAGTCTTTGCTGATAGTGGCGAACAAATGGCGTTGGTGCGCGAGTATGAGGAACTATCCGAACAACTTGCGCATCAGCAAGGCGATACCGAAAAGCTAATAGCGCGCCTTTCTAACTTGTCGCAACAAATGGAAGCAGCAGGGGCGTGGGATCTCGAAACGAATGCCAAAATCATTCTCACAAAGCTGGGTATTCAAGACTTTGATGCCAAAATTGGCAATTTATCCGGTGGTTATCGCAAACGAATTGCGCTGGCGGCGGCGCTGTTGTCAGAACCTGATGTGTTACTAATGGATGAACCAACAAACCACTTGGATGCATTATCTGTGGAGTGGTTGCAAAGCTATTTAAATCGCTATCGCGGCGCGTTGCTACTCATTACGCACGATCGCTACTTTTTAGATCGCGTCACCAATCGCATCCTCGAAATTGATCGCGGCGATCTCTACGCCTACGTGGGTAATTACGCCTATTACTTAGAGAAAAAAGCCGAAGCCGAAGAAACCGCAGCTAGTAGCCAGCGCAAACACGTAGGAGTGTTGCGGCGCGAACTCGAATGGCTAAAAAGAGGACCAAAAGCGCGTAGTACCAAGCAAAAAGCTCGTATTGACCGCATTCGGGAAATGCAAGCGCAGGATTTTAAACAAGCGCAAGGTAAAGTTGAGATTTCTACCGCCAGTCGTCGAATTGGTAAGAAAGTTATTGAGCTAACACATATCAGTAAATTTTATAGCGAGCGGACAATCATTAATGACTTTACTTATAGTTTTAATCCCGAAGATCGCATTGGAATTATTGGTAGTAATGGAGCCGGTAAGTCTACACTGATGGATATTATTACCGGACGCGTGCAACCTGACGCAGGAACGGTAGACATTGGCTCGACAATTCACATTGGTTATTTCGATCAGCACTCGGAGGATGTTACTCTCAACGAGAATCAACGAGTCATCGAATACCTCAAAAGCGTTGCGGAACTTGTCAAAACATCTGACGGTAGTGTGATTACGGCATCGCAAATGTTGGAACGATTTCTATTTCCACCCAATCAGCAGTATGCACCAATTCACAAACTTTCTGGTGGTGAAAAGCGGCGGTTATTTCTCTTGCGAGTGCTAATGAGTGCGCCGAATGTTCTGATTTTAGATGAACCAACGAACGATCTTGACGTGCAAACGCTTGCTGTTTTAGAAGAATATCTTGAAGATTTTAACGGTTGTGTCATTGTTGTTTCGCACGATCGCTATTTTCTTGATCGCACGGTTGATACCATTTTTGCCTTTGAACCTGGTGGTAATTTACGCCAATATCCTGGTAACTACTCAGTTTATTTAGACTACAAAGCAACAGAGGAGCAGGAGAGCAAGGGAGCAGAGGAAGCAGAGGGGCAAAGGAAGCAAAAGGGTAGAGGAAGCAAAAGGGTAGAAATAGCACAAGAAAAGCCACGCAAGCTGTCATTTAAAGAAAAGCGCGAGTATGAAGTGCTAGAAACTCAAATTCCGCAAATGGAAGCAGAAAAGGAAGATCTTGAGAAAATTCTCTACAACAATTCTCCAAGTAGCTTCACCGAAATGCAAGAATTATCACAACGCTTAGCACAACTCATTCAAGCGATCGATACTGCAACCGAACGTTGGTTAGAACTTGCGGAACGCGAACATTAG
- the mug gene encoding G/U mismatch-specific DNA glycosylase produces MQRKPTPEEIIAATGKTVPDIIAPNLRVLFCGINPSVYSAAVGHHFARPGNRFWRSLYSAGFTNRLLSPFEDRDLLQFGYGLTNIVDRATARADQLKPEELVQGQQQLIAKVQQYRPRCLAILGISAYRTAFNRPKAVIGKQDELLHGAIAWVLPNPSGLNAHYQLADLQRVYRELLVAIED; encoded by the coding sequence GTGCAGCGTAAACCCACTCCAGAAGAAATTATTGCCGCAACGGGGAAGACGGTTCCAGATATTATTGCCCCGAATTTACGTGTTTTGTTTTGTGGTATTAATCCTAGTGTTTATAGTGCCGCTGTGGGACATCACTTTGCACGTCCAGGAAATCGCTTTTGGCGATCGCTTTATAGTGCAGGTTTTACAAATCGATTACTCTCGCCTTTTGAAGATCGCGACTTGTTGCAATTTGGCTATGGTTTAACAAACATTGTCGATCGCGCAACTGCAAGAGCCGATCAATTAAAACCAGAAGAACTTGTTCAAGGTCAACAACAGTTAATCGCGAAGGTACAGCAGTATAGACCACGATGTCTAGCTATTTTGGGTATCAGTGCATATCGCACCGCGTTTAATCGTCCCAAAGCTGTCATAGGGAAACAAGATGAGTTGTTACATGGTGCGATCGCTTGGGTATTACCTAATCCTAGTGGATTAAATGCTCATTATCAGCTTGCAGATCTTCAACGCGTGTATCGAGAATTGCTCGTTGCAATTGAGGATTGA
- the nudC gene encoding NAD(+) diphosphatase, whose translation MHRIFIPGIAPPVQTSEPAWWFAFVGNQLLVRQEETISHVPYLVSLEEIGLTPVRTQFLGTLDDQLCYSAELPKNALLPDGMSLCGLRELYGTLDEDVFMLSGRAIQIVEWDRAHLYCGHCATPMTQLPHERAKRCPSCGLVNYPRLSPAVIVLISRGEELLLARAHRFPPGMYSILAGFVEPGESLEETVVREVREEVGIEITDIRYFGSQPWPFPNSLMIGFTATYADGDITIEPQELVDAGWFHKHNLPKLPPPLSIARKLIDWFVAKH comes from the coding sequence ATGCATCGTATCTTCATCCCTGGCATTGCCCCACCTGTACAAACTTCTGAACCTGCTTGGTGGTTTGCTTTTGTTGGCAATCAGTTGCTAGTTCGCCAGGAAGAAACTATTAGTCATGTACCTTATCTCGTTAGCTTAGAAGAAATTGGCTTAACGCCTGTACGCACGCAATTTCTCGGAACATTAGACGATCAACTGTGTTATTCCGCCGAATTACCTAAAAATGCACTCCTACCCGATGGAATGTCTTTGTGTGGACTGCGTGAATTATACGGCACATTAGACGAAGACGTATTTATGCTCAGTGGTCGTGCAATTCAAATCGTTGAGTGGGATCGCGCTCATTTGTATTGCGGACACTGCGCAACGCCAATGACACAACTACCACACGAACGTGCTAAACGTTGTCCTAGCTGTGGATTAGTTAACTATCCTCGCCTCTCACCCGCAGTGATTGTGCTGATCTCGCGTGGTGAAGAGTTATTGCTAGCCCGCGCGCATCGATTTCCCCCAGGAATGTATAGCATACTCGCTGGCTTTGTGGAACCAGGAGAATCTTTAGAAGAAACTGTGGTGCGGGAAGTGCGTGAAGAAGTTGGCATTGAGATTACAGATATTCGCTATTTTGGATCGCAACCGTGGCCTTTTCCTAATTCGTTAATGATTGGATTTACTGCGACTTATGCAGATGGTGATATTACAATTGAACCGCAAGAGTTAGTCGATGCTGGCTGGTTTCACAAACACAATCTGCCAAAGCTTCCACCACCGTTAAGTATTGCTCGAAAACTGATCGACTGGTTTGTTGCGAAACACTGA